A genomic segment from uncultured Marinifilum sp. encodes:
- a CDS encoding M20 family metallo-hydrolase yields MNIEKYTNLALSTLKELISIQSYSKEENSVADLIEQKLKDFGLKVHRKGNNVWVFNHDFEEGKPVLLMNSHLDTVKPNEKWTKDPFNPEISDDKLYGLGSNDAGGCLVSLLATFLALENTKQNYNRVFCASAEEEISGKNGFELVQDEIGRIDVGIVGEPTLMEMAIAEKGLMVIDCEAIGIPGHAARNEGLNAIDIAMEDIKFLHTYQFDKESEILGPVKMTVTQINAGKQHNVIPASCKFVLDVRTNEHYKNEKAFEIIKKNLKSEVKARSFRMNSSGIPLEHPLVQTGLSLDMNYYGSPTTSDQAIMKGFPTLKLGPGDSARSHTADEYIYVKEIGEGVEKYFNLLNELKI; encoded by the coding sequence ATGAATATTGAAAAATACACAAATCTGGCTTTAAGCACGCTTAAAGAGCTAATATCGATACAATCTTATAGTAAAGAAGAAAATTCTGTAGCTGATTTAATAGAGCAGAAATTGAAAGATTTTGGTCTTAAGGTGCACCGAAAAGGAAATAATGTTTGGGTTTTTAATCACGATTTTGAGGAAGGAAAACCAGTTTTGCTAATGAATTCACACTTAGATACAGTAAAGCCTAATGAGAAATGGACTAAAGATCCTTTTAATCCTGAAATATCAGATGATAAATTATACGGATTGGGAAGTAATGATGCAGGAGGATGTTTAGTTTCTCTTTTAGCAACTTTTCTTGCTCTCGAAAATACGAAACAAAATTATAATCGTGTGTTTTGTGCTTCGGCCGAAGAAGAGATTTCGGGCAAAAATGGATTCGAATTGGTGCAGGATGAAATAGGTAGAATTGATGTAGGAATTGTTGGAGAACCAACTCTTATGGAAATGGCTATTGCCGAAAAAGGTCTTATGGTAATAGATTGTGAAGCAATTGGTATACCTGGACATGCTGCCCGAAACGAAGGTTTAAATGCTATTGATATTGCCATGGAAGATATAAAATTCTTGCATACCTATCAGTTCGATAAGGAATCGGAAATACTTGGACCGGTTAAAATGACAGTTACCCAGATTAATGCGGGTAAACAGCATAATGTAATTCCTGCATCCTGTAAATTTGTTCTCGATGTTAGAACCAACGAACACTATAAGAATGAGAAGGCTTTTGAAATCATAAAAAAGAATCTTAAAAGTGAAGTGAAAGCACGTTCGTTTAGAATGAATTCTTCAGGTATTCCACTTGAGCATCCTTTGGTACAGACAGGTTTAAGTTTAGATATGAACTATTACGGTTCGCCAACAACATCCGATCAGGCCATTATGAAAGGTTTTCCAACACTTAAATTAGGTCCTGGAGATTCGGCAAGATCTCATACAGCTGATGAGTATATCTATGTAAAAGAGATAGGAGAGGGAGTAGAAAAATATTTTAATTTGCTGAATGAATTAAAAATATAA
- the argC gene encoding N-acetyl-gamma-glutamyl-phosphate reductase yields MIKVGIIGGAGYTAGELLRILIWHSQVEITFVQSSSHAGRPITDVHRDLLGDSNLIFGAADYSNTDVIFICSGHGKTKLFLEQNDLPSHLKIVDLSTDYRPQSNTEGFVYGLPEVNKLKIKVADRIANPGCFATCIELGLLPLAFNQKLVEEVHVNAITGSTGAGQNPTATSHFSWKNNNVAVYKAFTHQHLAEIGETVLQLQESYSKQINFIPVRGNFSRGIMATIYTDCDWSLEEANQKYEEYYSNHPFVSISPVLPDVKQVVNTNKCVLYLEKHGNKIMVISVVDNLLKGASGQAVQNMNLMFGLPENIGLGLKPIGF; encoded by the coding sequence TTCGCAGGTGGAAATTACCTTTGTACAGAGCTCAAGTCATGCAGGGCGACCAATTACAGATGTTCACAGAGACTTATTGGGAGATAGCAATTTGATTTTTGGAGCTGCTGATTATTCGAATACCGATGTAATTTTTATTTGTTCGGGGCATGGAAAAACAAAATTGTTTTTAGAACAAAATGACTTGCCATCGCATCTTAAAATTGTTGATTTAAGTACAGATTACAGACCACAGTCTAATACAGAAGGTTTTGTATATGGGCTACCTGAAGTAAACAAACTTAAGATTAAAGTTGCAGATAGAATTGCAAATCCGGGATGTTTTGCTACTTGTATCGAACTTGGTTTATTGCCTTTGGCCTTCAACCAAAAATTAGTCGAGGAAGTTCATGTTAATGCCATAACAGGTTCAACCGGAGCAGGACAAAATCCTACAGCAACATCGCATTTTAGCTGGAAAAACAATAATGTAGCTGTCTACAAGGCATTTACTCATCAGCATTTAGCTGAGATAGGTGAAACAGTATTGCAGCTGCAGGAATCTTATTCAAAGCAGATCAATTTTATTCCTGTTCGCGGGAATTTTAGCAGAGGAATTATGGCAACAATTTACACCGATTGTGATTGGAGTTTGGAAGAAGCAAATCAAAAGTATGAAGAATACTATTCAAATCATCCGTTTGTATCTATTTCTCCAGTATTGCCAGATGTTAAACAAGTTGTAAATACCAATAAGTGTGTTTTATATCTTGAAAAACACGGTAATAAAATTATGGTGATTTCTGTAGTTGACAATTTATTAAAAGGAGCATCGGGACAAGCCGTGCAAAATATGAATCTAATGTTTGGATTGCCTGAAAATATAGGTTTAGGTCTTAAACCAATTGGATTTTAA
- the argB gene encoding acetylglutamate kinase, with translation MIELTVVKIGGNVIDDPEKLNEFLDAFSNLGGKVVLVHGGGKVASDLSGELGVKTKMINGRRITDAANLKLVTMVYAGLVNKSIVASLQAKGVNAHGMCGADQNLILAEKRNHPSIDYGYVGDVTKVNTLALCKMIECNSVLVIAPITHDGKGQLLNTNADTIATEVAAALSKFYKVKLVYSFEKLGVLMDAEDESSVLPVLTSDECSKMIENGSINTGMMPKTENAFYALSQGVEEVVIGNFVSIENCQSSGTQVVNY, from the coding sequence ATGATTGAGCTAACCGTTGTAAAAATAGGTGGAAATGTTATTGATGATCCTGAAAAATTGAATGAGTTTTTAGATGCTTTTTCAAATTTAGGAGGAAAAGTTGTGCTGGTGCATGGTGGAGGCAAAGTAGCATCCGATTTATCGGGTGAATTAGGAGTTAAAACTAAAATGATTAATGGCAGAAGAATTACCGATGCCGCTAATCTAAAATTAGTTACCATGGTTTATGCAGGTTTGGTAAATAAGAGTATTGTGGCATCGCTTCAAGCTAAAGGTGTTAACGCGCATGGCATGTGTGGTGCCGATCAAAACTTAATTCTTGCTGAAAAAAGAAATCATCCGAGTATCGATTATGGATATGTAGGTGATGTTACCAAAGTAAATACACTGGCTCTTTGCAAAATGATTGAGTGTAATTCTGTATTGGTAATTGCACCAATTACACATGATGGTAAAGGTCAGCTATTAAATACAAATGCTGATACAATTGCAACAGAAGTAGCAGCTGCATTAAGCAAATTTTATAAGGTAAAGTTGGTTTATAGTTTCGAGAAGCTTGGTGTGTTAATGGATGCCGAAGATGAAAGTAGCGTGTTACCGGTTTTAACATCCGACGAATGTTCTAAAATGATAGAAAATGGGAGTATAAATACAGGTATGATGCCCAAAACAGAAAATGCTTTTTATGCTCTTTCACAAGGTGTTGAGGAGGTCGTAATTGGGAATTTTGTATCAATAGAAAATTGCCAGTCTTCGGGAACTCAAGTTGTTAATTATTAA
- a CDS encoding aminotransferase class III-fold pyridoxal phosphate-dependent enzyme has product MKLFDVYTCYNINLVTGKGAKLSDDKGNEYLDFYGGHGVISIGHSHPHYMFRIENQLHCLGFYSNAVKNDLQERLACKLGKLSGYDAYNLFLCNSGAEANENALKVASFHNNKAKVISVKGAFHGRTGGALAITDNPKLSSLFNAKHDVVFVEMNDSESLKKELIKGDVSAVIIEGVQGVNGVFEPNVDFLKSAKSACVENDALLILDEVQSGFGRSGKFFAHQYADIKPDIITTAKGMGNGFPIGGVLIAPEVKAWKGMLGTTFGGNHLACAAATAVLETIEEEKLIENAEQMGNYLFTALKDNKAIKAIRGKGLMIGIDIDNMSETRTKLLKEYGIFTGSSGSNTLRLLPPLSITKKDADQFIKAFNKLTLIN; this is encoded by the coding sequence ATGAAATTATTTGATGTATATACTTGTTATAATATAAATCTTGTTACTGGTAAAGGAGCAAAGTTATCTGATGACAAAGGAAATGAATATCTGGATTTTTACGGAGGACATGGAGTTATTTCTATAGGCCACAGTCATCCTCATTATATGTTCAGAATTGAAAATCAATTACATTGTTTAGGATTTTATTCTAATGCTGTAAAAAACGATTTACAAGAGCGATTGGCATGTAAATTAGGTAAATTAAGTGGGTACGATGCTTACAATTTATTTTTGTGTAATTCGGGTGCCGAAGCAAATGAAAATGCATTAAAAGTAGCATCGTTTCATAATAATAAAGCAAAAGTAATTTCTGTAAAAGGAGCTTTTCATGGGAGAACAGGAGGAGCTTTAGCCATAACCGATAATCCTAAATTATCTTCGTTATTTAATGCAAAACACGACGTGGTTTTTGTAGAAATGAACGACTCTGAATCCTTAAAAAAAGAATTGATAAAAGGAGATGTTTCGGCCGTTATTATTGAAGGTGTTCAGGGGGTAAATGGTGTGTTTGAACCGAATGTTGATTTTTTGAAATCTGCAAAGTCGGCATGTGTAGAAAATGATGCATTACTAATTTTGGATGAAGTACAATCGGGATTTGGTAGAAGTGGAAAATTCTTTGCTCACCAATATGCCGATATTAAACCCGATATCATTACAACAGCAAAAGGAATGGGTAACGGTTTTCCAATTGGAGGAGTATTAATTGCACCAGAAGTTAAAGCCTGGAAAGGAATGTTGGGAACAACTTTTGGTGGAAATCATTTGGCATGTGCTGCAGCAACAGCAGTTTTAGAAACCATAGAAGAAGAAAAATTAATTGAAAATGCAGAACAAATGGGGAATTATTTGTTTACAGCATTAAAAGATAATAAAGCTATTAAAGCAATTAGGGGGAAAGGTTTAATGATTGGTATCGATATTGATAATATGTCGGAAACAAGAACAAAACTACTTAAGGAATATGGAATTTTTACAGGTTCTTCGGGTAGTAATACTCTTCGTTTATTGCCACCTCTTTCGATAACAAAGAAAGATGCAGATCAATTCATTAAAGCATTTAATAAACTAACCCTAATTAATTAA
- the argH gene encoding argininosuccinate lyase codes for MKLWDKGVKVDKKIEQFTVGQDRELDLQLAAFDVLGSLAHIEMLESIGLLEKDELKKIQEELRKIYSSIKNEAFVIEDGIEDVHSQIEFLLTQELGDIGKKIHSGRSRNDQVLLDLKLFTRNKLEEIVREARLLFDELIAKSNQYKDVLIPGYTHLQVAMPSSFGLWFGAYAESLTDDLLVLQSAYKVVNQNPLGSGAGYGSSFPLNRQMTSDLLGFDNLSYNVVYAQMGRGKMEFTVLSALANMAMTIAKLSMDACLYNSQNFNFFSFPDEFTTGSSIMPHKKNPDVFELIRARANALQMLPAQIQAVTSNLPSGYHRDYQLTKEFFMPSFDKMLSCLELSRIMLSEVKVNDDILKDDRYKYLFTVEEVNKMVVEGVPFRDAYKKVGQMVEAGEFKYNGEVKHVHEGSIGNLCNDKIVCKMNETFVAFNFHKTKEAYMNLLNRI; via the coding sequence ATGAAACTTTGGGACAAAGGAGTAAAAGTTGATAAAAAAATTGAACAATTTACAGTTGGTCAGGATCGTGAACTAGACTTGCAATTGGCAGCATTCGATGTATTGGGTTCTTTGGCACATATCGAAATGCTTGAGTCTATCGGATTGCTAGAAAAAGATGAATTGAAAAAAATACAGGAAGAACTTAGAAAAATATATTCTTCCATAAAAAATGAAGCCTTTGTAATTGAAGATGGAATTGAAGATGTTCACTCCCAAATTGAATTTCTGCTAACTCAGGAATTGGGAGATATAGGAAAAAAAATACATAGTGGAAGATCAAGAAATGATCAGGTTCTTCTAGATCTAAAATTATTTACCAGAAATAAATTAGAAGAAATTGTACGAGAAGCAAGATTGCTATTCGATGAATTAATTGCTAAAAGTAATCAGTATAAAGATGTATTAATTCCTGGTTATACTCACTTACAAGTTGCAATGCCTTCTTCTTTTGGATTATGGTTTGGTGCTTATGCTGAAAGTCTTACCGATGATTTATTAGTGCTACAGTCAGCTTATAAAGTAGTGAATCAAAACCCTTTAGGCTCGGGAGCAGGTTATGGTTCTTCTTTTCCTTTAAACAGACAAATGACCAGCGATTTGCTCGGATTTGATAACCTAAGCTATAATGTGGTATATGCACAAATGGGGCGTGGAAAAATGGAATTTACCGTTCTTTCAGCTTTGGCAAATATGGCCATGACAATTGCAAAACTTTCTATGGATGCATGTTTGTATAATAGTCAGAACTTTAACTTTTTTAGTTTTCCCGATGAGTTTACAACAGGAAGCAGCATTATGCCACATAAAAAAAATCCGGATGTTTTTGAATTAATTCGTGCACGAGCGAATGCATTGCAAATGTTGCCTGCACAAATTCAGGCGGTTACCTCAAATCTTCCATCGGGATATCATAGGGATTATCAGTTAACCAAAGAATTTTTCATGCCATCATTCGATAAAATGTTATCCTGCTTGGAGTTGAGTAGAATCATGTTATCGGAAGTTAAAGTAAACGATGATATTTTAAAGGATGATCGTTACAAATATTTGTTCACTGTTGAGGAAGTAAACAAAATGGTTGTAGAAGGTGTGCCTTTTAGAGATGCCTATAAAAAAGTAGGGCAAATGGTAGAAGCAGGAGAATTTAAATACAATGGCGAAGTAAAACATGTTCATGAGGGAAGTATTGGCAATTTGTGTAATGATAAAATTGTTTGCAAAATGAATGAAACCTTTGTGGCATTTAACTTTCACAAGACAAAAGAAGCATATATGAATTTATTAAATAGAATCTAA